From one Lemur catta isolate mLemCat1 chromosome 5, mLemCat1.pri, whole genome shotgun sequence genomic stretch:
- the PCDHB2 gene encoding protocadherin beta-2, which yields MEAGERKEHVRKQRQVLIFFVLLGIAQAGSEPKHYSVAEEMESGSFVANLLKDLGLEVDELSARAPRVVSKGKKLHLQFDRQTGDLLLNEKLDREELCGPTEPCVLPFQVLLENPLQFFQAELWIRDINDHSPVFLDKEIILKISESITPGTTFLIERAQDLDVGSNSLQSYTISPNFYFHLKLQDSPDGIVSPQLVLDKTLDREEQSEISLTLTALDGGTPPRSGTAVIHIEILDINDNAPEFAKMRYEVQVPENSPVGSQVATVSARDLDIGAYGQISYVFFQASEDIRKTFRLNAKSGELFLIQKLDFESVQTYTVNIQATDGGGLSGSCVVFIEVMDLNDNPPELTISTLINQIPENLQETIIAVFSVSDPDSGDNGRMVCSIQDDLPFFLKPSVENFYTLVTNTALDRETASEYNVTITVTDLGTPKLKTEHSITVLVSDVNDNAPAFTQTSYTLFVRENNSPALHIGSVSATDRDSGTNAQVTYSLLPHQDPHLPLASLVSINTDNGHLFALRSLDYEALQAFEFRVGATDRGSPALSSEALVRVVVVDDNDNSPFVLYPLQNGSGPCTELVPRAAEAGYLVTKVVAVDGDSGQNAWLSFQLLKATEPGLFSVWAHNGEVRTARPLSERDAAKHRLVVLVKDNGEPPLSATVTLHVLLVDGFSQPYLPLPEAAPDQAQADSLTVYLVIALASVSSLFLFSVLLFVAVRLCRRNRAASGARCSVPEGHFPGHLVDVSGTGTLSQSYQYEVCLTGGSGTSEFKFLKPIIPNFLAQGPEKVSDGNPSVRNSFEFN from the coding sequence atggaggctggagagagaaaggaacacgtTCGCAAACAAAGGCAAGTCCTGATATTCTTTGTCTTGCTGGGCATAGCTCAGGCTGGTTCCGAGCCTAAGCACTATTCAGTGGCCGAGGAAATGGAGAGTGGTTCCTTTGTGGCCAATTTGTTAAAAGATCTGGGGCTGGAGGTAGATGAACTGTCTGCGCGCGCCCCCCGGGTCgtttccaaagggaaaaaattgcATTTGCAGTTCGATAGGCAGACTGGGGATTTGTTGTTAAATGAGAAACTGGACCGGGAGGAGCTGTGTGGCCCCACCGAGCCCTGTGTACTACCTTTCCAGGTGTTACTGGAAAATCCCTTGCAGTTTTTTCAGGCCGAGCTATGGATTAGGGACATAAATGATCATTCCCCAGTTTTCCtagacaaagaaataattttgaaaatttcagaaagtaTCACTCCTGGAACTACTTTCCTAATAGAACGTGCCCAGGACTTAGATGTGGGAAGCAACAGTCTCCAAAGTTACACAATCAGCCCCAATTTCTACTTTCATCTTAAATTACAAGACAGTCCTGATGGCATAGTATCACCACAGCTGGTGCTGGACAAAACATTGGATCGAGAGGAACAGTCTGAGATCAGTTTAACTCTCACAGCGCTGGATGGCGGAACTCCACCCAGGTCTGGCACTGCTGTGATCCACATTGAAATCTTGGACATCAATGACAACGCCCCCGAGTTTGCAAAGATGCGCTATGAGGTGCAGGTCCCGGAGAACAGCCCTGTTGGATCCCAGGTTGCTACCGTCTCTGCTAGGGATTTAGATATTGGAGCCTATGGACAAATATCTTATGTATTTTTCCAAGCTTCTGAAGACATTCGCAAAACGTTTCGACTAAATGCAAAATCAGGAGAACTCTTCTTAATACAGAAACTGGATTTCGAATCTGTTCAGACTTATACAGTAAATATTCAGGCGACAGATGGTGGGGGCCTTTCTGGAAGTTGTGTGGTTTTTATCGAAGTGATGGACTTGAATGACAACCCTCCAGAACTGACCATATCTACACTTATCAATCAGATTCCAGAAAACTTGCAGGAGACCATAATTGCTGTGTTCAGTGTGTCAGATCCTGACTCGGGGGACAATGGAAGGATGGTTTGCTCCATCCAAGATgatcttccttttttcctgaagCCCTCCGTTGAGAATTTTTACACTCTTGTGACAAACACAGCCCTGGACAGGGAGACTGCATCTGAGTATAATGTCACCATCACCGTCACAGACTTGGGGACACCCAAGCTAAAAACTGAGCACAGCATAACCGTGCTGGTCTCCGACGTCAATGACAACGCCCCTGCCTTCACCCAAACCTCCTACACCCTGTTCGTCCGCGAGAATAACAGCCCCGCCCTGCACATTGGCAGCGTCAGCGCCACAGACAGAGACTCAGGCACCAACGCCCAGGTCACCTACTCACTGCTGCCACACCAGGACCCACACCTGCCCCTCGCCTCCCTGGTCTCCATCAACACAGACAACGGGCACCTGTTCGCCCTCAGGTCGCTGGACTACGAGGCCCTGCAGGCGTTCGAGTTCCGCGTGGGCGCCACAGACCGAGGCTCCCCTGCGCTGAGCAGCGAGGCGCTGGTGCGCGTGGTGGTGGTGGACGACAACGACAACTCGCCCTTCGTGCTGTACCCGCTGCAGAACGGCTCTGGGCCCTGCACCGAGCTGGTGCCCAGGGCGGCAGAGGCCGGCTACCTGGTGACCAAGGTGGTGGCGGTGGACGGAGACTCGGGCCAGAACGCCTGGCTGTCGTTCCAGCTGCTCAAGGCCACGGAGCCCGGGCTGTTCAGCGTGTGGGCGCACAATGGCGAGGTGCGCACCGCCAGGCCGCTGAGCGAGCGCGACGCGGCCAAGCACAGGCTGGTGGTGCTGGTGAAGGACAATGGCGAGCCTCCGCTGTCTGCCACCGTCACGCTGCACGTGCTCCTGGTGGATGGCTTCTCCCAGCCCTACCTGCCGCTCCCGGAAGCGGCCCCGGACCAGGCCCAGGCCGACTCGCTCACCGTCTACTTGGTCATCGCCTTGGCCTCTGTGTCCTCGCTCTTCCTCTTCTCGGTGCTGCTGTTCGTGGCGGTGCGGCTGTGCAGGAGGAACAGGGCGGCCTCGGGGGCTCGCTGCTCGGTGCCTGAGGGCCACTTTCCTGGCCACCTGGTGGACGTCAGCGGCACGGGGACCCTGTCCCAGAGCTACCAGTATGAGGTGTGTCTAACTGGAGGCTCAGGGACCAGTGAGTTCAAGTTCCTGAAACCGATTATCCCCAATTTCCTTGCTCAGGGTCCAGAGAAGGTTAGTGACGGAAACCCTAGTGTCAGGAATAGCTTTGAATTCAATTAA